The Chloroflexota bacterium genome window below encodes:
- a CDS encoding class I SAM-dependent methyltransferase, which yields MEDIEYSVMAAVEEQHWWYVGMRQIAQAWLDQLPTQRAWRALDAGCGTAGNVAYLLGDYGPAYGLDLMQAAVQLGRKKTDAPLTQGSVLTLPYRDESFDLVTSFEVLYHRAVPDEVAALQEIYRVLKPGGWVLLRMPAYHWLYSAHDRSVHTRRRYTNKEVQQLLRAANFTIERSSYINSLLFPLILLQRLIERIRPSAPTNESAMQLPGRLANKLFGTAMRFEARWLESGSSFPFGLSILTLAQKPNHSV from the coding sequence GTGGAAGATATCGAATATAGCGTGATGGCGGCAGTCGAGGAGCAACATTGGTGGTATGTGGGCATGCGCCAAATTGCCCAAGCATGGCTTGATCAATTGCCGACCCAGCGTGCTTGGCGAGCGCTTGATGCTGGTTGTGGTACGGCGGGCAATGTCGCTTATTTATTAGGCGATTATGGCCCAGCCTATGGCTTGGATCTGATGCAGGCAGCCGTGCAGTTGGGGCGCAAAAAAACCGATGCACCATTAACTCAAGGTTCAGTCTTGACCTTGCCCTATCGCGATGAAAGTTTCGATTTGGTAACCTCGTTTGAAGTGTTGTATCATCGAGCTGTCCCTGATGAAGTCGCCGCGTTACAGGAAATTTATCGCGTCTTGAAGCCAGGTGGTTGGGTGTTATTGCGGATGCCAGCCTATCATTGGCTCTATTCAGCCCATGATCGCTCGGTGCATACCCGTCGCCGTTACACTAATAAGGAAGTACAACAGTTGTTACGCGCTGCCAATTTCACAATTGAGCGCAGTTCGTATATTAACAGCCTGTTGTTTCCGTTGATTTTGCTCCAACGCTTGATTGAGCGGATTCGGCCAAGTGCCCCAACCAATGAATCGGCGATGCAACTGCCTGGACGTTTGGCCAATAAATTGTTTGGCACAGCCATGCGCTTCGAGGCCCGATGGCTTGAATCAGGCTCTAGCTTTCCTTTTGGGCTATCAATTTTAACCCTCGCCCAAAAACCCAATCATTCGGTATAA
- a CDS encoding class I SAM-dependent methyltransferase — translation MQAFLTNIAQRPALWATLRRIVENNYVGERAAIADELTPWLQTKPRRFLDFGCGTGEFASSFPHHSYMGVDLSQGYVRYAATLSDHRFGVMNGNALAFGDASFDAALIVGVIHHLDDALAQITARELHRVLAPGGEILMLEDIPAQDWWNLPGRLMHWLDRGDAIRQDEDYGRLFAPYFTIQRRWAIRSGICDYAVYRFSRVD, via the coding sequence ATGCAAGCCTTTTTAACCAATATTGCCCAGCGTCCAGCTTTATGGGCCACGTTGCGGCGAATTGTTGAAAATAATTATGTTGGCGAACGCGCCGCTATTGCCGATGAACTTACGCCATGGCTGCAAACCAAGCCCCGCCGTTTTTTGGATTTTGGCTGTGGCACTGGTGAATTTGCCTCATCGTTTCCCCATCACAGCTATATGGGCGTTGATCTTTCGCAAGGCTATGTGCGCTACGCTGCGACCCTGAGCGATCACCGCTTTGGGGTGATGAACGGCAATGCTTTGGCCTTTGGCGATGCTAGTTTTGATGCAGCGTTAATTGTCGGCGTTATTCACCACCTTGATGATGCCTTAGCCCAAATCACTGCCCGCGAATTACACCGCGTTTTAGCACCAGGCGGCGAAATTTTGATGCTCGAAGATATTCCAGCCCAAGATTGGTGGAATCTGCCTGGGCGTTTGATGCACTGGCTTGATCGTGGTGATGCGATTCGCCAAGATGAAGATTATGGGCGTTTGTTCGCACCCTACTTTACCATCCAACGCCGTTGGGCTATTCGCAGTGGAATTTGTGATTATGCAGTTTACCGTTTTAGCCGCGTCGATTAA
- a CDS encoding YwbE family protein, producing the protein MSGQQRSAIKPGIQVAIVIKQDQATGKTTTGIVKDILTKSPNHPHGIKVRLVTGEVGRVKQILAAPNG; encoded by the coding sequence ATGAGCGGCCAACAACGCAGCGCAATCAAACCTGGCATCCAAGTGGCGATTGTGATCAAGCAGGATCAGGCTACTGGCAAGACCACCACCGGCATTGTCAAGGATATTCTGACCAAATCGCCTAACCACCCGCATGGCATCAAAGTGCGCTTGGTAACAGGTGAAGTAGGGCGGGTCAAGCAAATTTTGGCTGCGCCGAATGGCTAA
- a CDS encoding MOSC domain-containing protein has translation MAQVVDLTIYPIKSTAGITLDQARLELRGCAHDRRWAIVASENRRILTAREHGNLLAIQSQVGPNGLLVHLPNHTESIVLPYLLQPIERVNLWAEEQHPAMVYNQAINQAFSEYLGIDCLVIYMGEGCERPLPSDMPSGYTGRTTDRVSYADDYPILLASQASLADLNQRLEQPVSMRHFRPNIVIDGTRAYQEDQWQWLQIGECLFEVAQACPRCVLITADPSTGQKHAQQEPLRTLARYRKTANGGVPFGIQLVPRKLGTIRHGDQVVVLKQPV, from the coding sequence ATGGCGCAGGTTGTTGATCTCACGATTTACCCGATTAAATCGACTGCTGGAATTACCCTCGATCAAGCTCGCTTGGAGTTGCGTGGCTGTGCGCATGATCGACGTTGGGCAATCGTTGCCAGCGAAAATCGTCGGATTCTGACGGCTCGCGAACATGGCAACCTGTTGGCAATTCAAAGCCAGGTTGGGCCTAATGGCTTGCTGGTGCATTTGCCAAATCACACCGAGTCGATCGTCTTGCCCTATTTATTGCAGCCAATTGAGCGGGTCAATTTATGGGCCGAGGAACAGCACCCAGCCATGGTCTACAACCAAGCAATTAATCAAGCATTTAGCGAATATCTGGGAATCGATTGTTTGGTGATTTATATGGGCGAAGGTTGTGAACGCCCGCTGCCAAGCGATATGCCATCGGGCTACACGGGCCGCACCACCGACCGCGTAAGTTACGCCGATGATTATCCAATTTTGCTGGCTTCACAGGCTTCGTTGGCCGATCTCAATCAACGCCTTGAACAACCAGTCAGTATGCGCCATTTTCGACCAAACATTGTGATCGATGGCACACGAGCCTACCAAGAAGATCAATGGCAGTGGTTGCAAATTGGTGAATGTTTGTTTGAAGTCGCTCAAGCTTGCCCACGTTGTGTGCTGATTACTGCCGACCCAAGCACGGGCCAAAAACATGCACAGCAAGAGCCATTACGCACATTAGCTCGGTATCGCAAAACTGCCAATGGCGGCGTGCCATTTGGCATTCAGCTCGTGCCACGTAAATTGGGCACAATTCGCCACGGCGATCAGGTTGTCGTGCTCAAACAGCCTGTATAA
- a CDS encoding aminotransferase class I/II-fold pyridoxal phosphate-dependent enzyme, with translation MHLRPFKLERFFVPFEFSAKYMLGSSDSESVTIGDLLALEPEANAQFNQHWLGYTEAPGAPYLRAEIAKIYTTIDPTQVLVFAGAEEAIFWYFNAVLEAGDHAIIQMPCYQSHYEVARATGATISEWRLEFDNAWAIDLDWLEQQIRPNTKLIALTTPNNPTGAQLKLHEFERLVEIARSRQIRLFFDEVYRELEHDPADRLPAVCDAYPLATSLGVMSKSYGLPGLRIGWVATHDQTLFQRLQELKDYTSLCNAAPSEFLAALALRNRQQLLDRNLQIVHANLRLLDDFFARWSHRMRWHKPLAGPISFVQLQQTKDSQQFVLDLVEQQSTLMVPGEVYDYPGFVRLGFGRANMAEALARLEIFLQARDHVI, from the coding sequence ATGCACTTGCGTCCGTTCAAGCTTGAACGTTTTTTTGTGCCTTTTGAATTTAGTGCCAAATATATGCTTGGTTCATCCGATAGCGAATCAGTGACGATTGGCGATTTGTTGGCGTTAGAACCAGAGGCCAATGCGCAATTTAATCAACACTGGTTGGGCTATACCGAGGCTCCAGGTGCGCCCTATCTGCGTGCCGAAATTGCCAAAATCTATACCACAATTGATCCGACTCAAGTGTTAGTCTTTGCTGGCGCTGAGGAAGCAATTTTTTGGTATTTCAATGCGGTACTTGAGGCTGGCGATCATGCGATTATCCAAATGCCCTGCTATCAATCGCACTATGAGGTTGCCCGCGCAACTGGAGCCACAATTAGCGAATGGCGTTTGGAGTTTGATAACGCTTGGGCGATCGATTTGGATTGGCTTGAGCAGCAGATTCGGCCCAATACCAAGCTGATTGCATTAACCACGCCTAATAATCCGACCGGAGCGCAGCTCAAGCTGCATGAATTTGAGCGCTTGGTTGAAATTGCCCGCAGCCGCCAAATTCGACTTTTCTTTGATGAAGTTTATCGCGAGCTTGAACATGATCCGGCTGATCGGCTGCCTGCGGTTTGCGATGCCTACCCATTGGCCACATCGCTGGGCGTAATGTCCAAAAGTTATGGCCTGCCTGGTTTGCGCATCGGCTGGGTTGCGACCCATGATCAAACCCTTTTTCAGCGTTTGCAAGAACTCAAAGATTACACCAGCCTGTGTAATGCAGCCCCAAGTGAGTTTTTGGCAGCACTGGCCTTGCGCAACCGCCAACAATTGCTCGACCGCAACTTGCAGATTGTGCATGCCAATTTGCGCCTATTGGATGACTTTTTCGCGCGTTGGTCACATCGTATGCGTTGGCACAAACCGCTTGCAGGCCCGATTAGCTTTGTGCAATTGCAGCAAACCAAGGATAGCCAACAGTTTGTGTTGGATTTAGTCGAGCAACAAAGTACCTTGATGGTGCCAGGCGAAGTCTACGATTACCCTGGTTTTGTGCGTTTAGGCTTTGGTCGCGCCAACATGGCCGAGGCTCTAGCCCGACTTGAAATTTTTCTACAAGCCCGCGATCACGTGATCTGA
- a CDS encoding aminoglycoside phosphotransferase family protein: MQQALAPDPATIRQYLAQTYAIQPNRIEQINRGNDPRAAIYHVQTNEQPYFLKLKTGSIYQAGVLLSRYLKDRGVAAVAPVDTRTQHLWGHCQQFHSVLYPYIEGSTGMDQGMSALQWRSFGQQLRRIHTMQVRAPLRHMLQWEQFHPLWLPTVQAIHNSINTWPIGDSYSAELIDFWRVKSVEISYLIKRISALGHELRANAGDFGLSHGDIHTANIVLDQIQQINIVDWDYPMFAPKERDLRFVVGSVIGVPVQQHEEQWFFEGYGQPRIDYKTLAYYRYERVIQDLGDYAQRVLLRRDAPPAFKQAALQSLRSRFLAGNIIESAYQADRTS, translated from the coding sequence ATGCAGCAAGCCCTTGCCCCCGACCCTGCCACAATTCGTCAGTACCTCGCCCAAACCTATGCCATTCAGCCCAACCGCATCGAGCAAATCAATCGCGGTAACGACCCACGTGCGGCGATTTACCATGTGCAAACTAACGAACAACCCTACTTTCTCAAGCTTAAGACTGGCTCAATCTATCAGGCAGGGGTGTTATTATCGCGCTATCTCAAGGATCGGGGAGTGGCGGCGGTTGCGCCAGTCGATACCCGCACCCAGCACCTTTGGGGCCATTGTCAACAATTTCATAGCGTGCTCTACCCCTATATCGAAGGCTCAACTGGCATGGATCAAGGCATGTCGGCGCTGCAATGGCGGAGTTTTGGTCAACAATTGCGCCGAATCCACACCATGCAAGTGCGTGCGCCACTACGCCACATGCTGCAATGGGAGCAATTTCACCCGCTCTGGCTGCCAACGGTTCAGGCAATTCACAACAGCATCAATACTTGGCCAATTGGCGATAGCTATAGCGCCGAATTGATCGACTTTTGGCGAGTCAAATCGGTCGAAATCAGCTATCTGATTAAGCGCATCAGCGCATTAGGCCATGAGCTACGGGCCAATGCTGGCGATTTTGGCCTGAGCCATGGCGATATTCACACTGCCAATATTGTGCTCGATCAGATTCAACAGATTAATATCGTCGATTGGGATTACCCGATGTTTGCCCCCAAAGAGCGTGATTTGCGGTTTGTGGTTGGCTCAGTCATCGGCGTACCAGTTCAGCAGCATGAAGAACAATGGTTTTTTGAAGGCTACGGCCAACCAAGGATTGACTACAAAACCTTGGCCTATTATCGTTATGAGCGGGTGATTCAAGACCTTGGCGATTATGCCCAGCGGGTGCTGTTACGCCGCGATGCCCCGCCAGCATTCAAACAAGCCGCCTTGCAATCGCTGCGTTCGCGTTTTTTGGCTGGCAATATCATCGAATCGGCCTATCAAGCTGATCGCACAAGTTAA
- a CDS encoding DUF4419 domain-containing protein, translating into MPTIAPILAQSHGSIQFMVDAVEPCQSSPGCLQPQELPLWQGLPPLKTLQTQTQLFARTGSDHQLLSCLELAYGQHYPLVLTPDCIWLTIAQGFSSHVNQYYQQLRQRLVEHTGKKTLRVDEGITWADTIGFWADRLCQTLPKNLVKTLQCDFSTTTSITHTASQIVLMEGFQAFFDYDFMPICGIPNITLLGTPDDWRSIAERVKRLATFDLGWWTERLAPICEGLILTSEGQPPHRFWQQIYHQTSGFCDDKIDGWIIDLFPYIKKVGKPGQLCRNPMLAHQRQLLHDPLASPSIQPTQPEPLVNLAEIEPFDPEVLEFETESRESGLAPWIFPSGLAKVTTTYREHIDGPATNVRLVAGLIGTGYNRDTNQLSPEIGWAVY; encoded by the coding sequence ATGCCTACAATTGCCCCAATTTTAGCTCAAAGCCATGGCTCAATTCAGTTCATGGTCGATGCAGTTGAACCATGCCAAAGCTCGCCAGGGTGCTTGCAACCCCAAGAATTGCCGCTTTGGCAAGGGCTGCCACCACTGAAAACCTTGCAAACCCAAACTCAATTATTTGCCCGTACTGGGAGTGATCATCAATTATTGAGTTGTTTGGAGCTAGCCTATGGGCAACATTATCCGCTGGTGCTCACCCCAGATTGCATTTGGCTGACAATCGCCCAAGGTTTTAGTTCGCACGTTAATCAATACTATCAACAATTACGCCAACGCTTAGTTGAACATACAGGCAAAAAAACCTTGCGGGTTGATGAAGGGATCACATGGGCTGATACGATTGGTTTTTGGGCCGACCGACTTTGCCAAACCTTACCTAAAAACCTAGTTAAAACATTGCAATGTGACTTTTCAACCACAACTTCAATCACCCATACCGCCAGCCAGATTGTATTGATGGAGGGCTTTCAAGCCTTTTTTGACTATGATTTTATGCCAATCTGTGGCATTCCAAATATCACGCTATTGGGCACACCGGACGATTGGCGCTCAATCGCTGAACGGGTAAAACGGCTAGCAACCTTTGATCTTGGCTGGTGGACGGAGCGGCTAGCCCCAATTTGCGAGGGCTTGATTTTAACCAGCGAAGGCCAACCGCCGCATCGTTTTTGGCAACAAATCTATCATCAAACCAGTGGTTTTTGTGATGACAAAATTGATGGCTGGATTATCGATTTGTTTCCATATATCAAGAAAGTTGGCAAGCCTGGCCAGCTGTGCCGTAACCCAATGCTTGCCCACCAACGCCAGCTTTTGCATGATCCGCTTGCCTCACCATCAATCCAACCAACTCAACCTGAACCATTGGTAAATTTGGCGGAAATAGAGCCATTTGATCCTGAGGTGTTGGAGTTTGAAACTGAATCGAGAGAAAGCGGTCTTGCGCCTTGGATTTTTCCGAGTGGTTTAGCTAAAGTGACGACAACCTATCGCGAGCATATTGATGGACCAGCAACGAACGTTAGGCTAGTCGCAGGCTTGATTGGCACAGGCTACAATCGTGATACCAATCAACTTAGCCCTGAAATTGGTTGGGCGGTGTATTAA
- a CDS encoding DUF4419 domain-containing protein encodes MPANAPILAQSHGSIQFVVDAVEPYQGSFELVVAQAQFATRIKRQLIQTSHDPAQLLVKTNTDNPLIQTIHLAFSQHYPLVLTPDCLWLTIAQGFANHVNRHAEHLRQRFVAHEAKKQLNIRVDDLSSQAAWTQAIELWAEFLNQALPDQLAQTLQCDFSTTTSISRTASRIGLMESFEHYFDYGAVCVCGIPNITLLGTPADWRSIAERVKRLAEYDLLWWTERLAPICEGLILTSEGQPPHSFWQQLYKPYDQYGGEVVTGWVADLFPYIKDAKEQPTLRNPLFEQPRTTLLNAELDHELDLPYNPATYQERLVQYFFDQPAKNVTPSKRLGDGISNRRFPSGLASVPITLELPDGSKQALACVAGLIGTHYDSAKQQLSPEIGWAVCQP; translated from the coding sequence ATGCCTGCAAACGCCCCAATTTTAGCCCAAAGCCATGGCTCAATTCAGTTCGTGGTTGATGCAGTTGAGCCTTATCAAGGTTCGTTTGAGTTGGTTGTGGCTCAGGCGCAATTTGCGACTCGGATCAAACGCCAACTCATCCAAACCAGCCATGATCCGGCTCAGTTGTTGGTCAAAACGAATACCGATAATCCATTAATTCAAACAATCCACCTGGCTTTTAGCCAGCACTATCCCTTGGTGCTCACGCCTGATTGTCTTTGGCTAACGATCGCTCAAGGCTTTGCAAATCATGTCAATCGGCATGCTGAGCATTTGCGCCAGCGTTTTGTTGCCCATGAAGCTAAAAAGCAACTTAACATTCGGGTTGATGATCTCAGTAGTCAAGCAGCATGGACCCAAGCAATCGAACTATGGGCAGAATTCCTCAATCAAGCATTACCCGACCAACTTGCCCAAACCTTGCAATGCGATTTTTCAACCACAACCTCAATTAGCCGTACTGCCAGCCGAATTGGGCTGATGGAAAGTTTTGAGCATTATTTTGATTATGGGGCAGTTTGCGTTTGTGGCATTCCCAATATCACACTGCTGGGCACGCCTGCCGATTGGCGCTCAATCGCTGAGCGCGTCAAACGCTTGGCCGAATATGATTTGCTTTGGTGGACGGAGCGGCTAGCCCCAATTTGCGAGGGCTTGATTTTGACCAGCGAAGGCCAACCGCCGCATAGTTTCTGGCAACAACTCTACAAACCTTATGATCAGTATGGTGGTGAAGTTGTCACGGGCTGGGTTGCCGACCTCTTTCCTTATATCAAAGATGCCAAAGAACAGCCAACGCTGCGTAATCCGCTGTTTGAGCAGCCGCGTACCACCCTCTTAAATGCTGAGCTTGATCATGAGCTTGATTTGCCCTACAACCCCGCAACCTATCAAGAAAGGCTGGTGCAGTACTTTTTTGATCAACCTGCAAAAAATGTTACTCCCAGCAAACGCCTTGGCGACGGCATTAGCAACCGCCGCTTCCCTAGTGGCTTGGCTAGTGTACCAATCACGCTCGAATTGCCCGATGGTTCAAAACAAGCATTGGCCTGTGTGGCTGGCTTGATCGGCACACACTACGATTCTGCCAAACAACAGCTTAGCCCTGAAATTGGCTGGGCGGTTTGTCAGCCATAA
- a CDS encoding YfhO family protein, producing MQPSLFLRQWQRWWPYLSITFVALLLMWRVVLGNIFLPLDIVAHLHPWRFSYERVAVNNPINSDLVTQIYPRRLVTNHILEQGALPLWNPTILTGTPLLADGQLAFFYPLSWLFVLLPVGYAFGIYTLLNVWLAGIGTFKFAQRMQLEPMPATLAAVGYMLSGFLLNWLHFPEFSAACAMLPWCFWAVLRASQSQRWRDWLLASLVLALPLVSQIQLAFYVYVGVGCLLLAQLLALPTWRLRFQQIGQFSSAIGLALGLSAVQLLPQIALSAQGQRLDIGSGLGSASSIMVWLLRLALPIVDGAARETASAWQPHLLQGIQPYAGIVSLALAGLAIWRSQQPGVKLFACLALGSFAVAIGTPLLQLLLWLVPPYRQFADHQRWFSLWGFAIALLAGFGLQSLQQPSNKPNRALWVQRGLLLLGLPGVTGWALQHIALFTANSRYAQYSTMLRLALNPISLAILGLSGLALVGLLIKRIPRRWSNLAILLILLGDLLWYGGSYNTSVDPAIFQPTADQQASLAAEPALQDPAILYPPTRQINFLLSQPGVFRVFGADYQAMPTNVFSAFGLEDIRGYQSLYLAQYNRLTRLMDGKDYHKLGEGGNSLHAYFTMAYNQRRLLNMLNVEYLIFTPNSPNPELYQPLELVQRNDEGTIYRNPEVLPRAWMVYQTEVISDELAQLDRLAASDFDPAKQAIVAQPIPALGQAPSQTLTPTVSYSPNRALVQVETSAAGLLVLADAYTNDWQVSVDGQTTQLYRTNYALRGVWVDAGQHTVEFSYRPKSLVIGGWVSGLSLALILLGLALSSYKTRKAA from the coding sequence ATGCAACCAAGCCTATTTTTGCGCCAGTGGCAACGCTGGTGGCCGTATCTCAGCATTACCTTTGTCGCCCTGCTTTTAATGTGGCGGGTGGTGCTGGGCAACATTTTCTTGCCGCTGGATATCGTGGCCCACCTGCATCCTTGGCGCTTTTCCTACGAACGGGTGGCAGTCAATAATCCAATCAATAGCGATCTGGTTACCCAAATTTACCCGCGCCGCTTGGTGACTAACCACATTCTTGAGCAAGGCGCGTTGCCACTGTGGAATCCGACGATTTTAACCGGCACGCCGTTATTGGCCGATGGTCAGTTAGCCTTCTTTTACCCTTTGAGTTGGCTGTTTGTGTTGCTACCAGTTGGCTATGCCTTTGGCATTTACACGCTGTTGAATGTGTGGTTGGCAGGGATTGGCACGTTTAAATTTGCCCAGCGCATGCAGCTTGAGCCGATGCCAGCAACGCTCGCTGCCGTGGGCTATATGCTCAGCGGCTTTTTGCTCAATTGGCTGCATTTCCCCGAATTTAGTGCTGCTTGTGCCATGCTGCCGTGGTGTTTTTGGGCGGTGCTACGTGCCAGCCAAAGCCAACGTTGGCGCGATTGGCTGCTTGCCAGTTTGGTGCTGGCCTTGCCGTTGGTCAGCCAAATTCAACTAGCCTTCTATGTGTATGTTGGAGTTGGCTGTTTGCTGCTGGCTCAACTGTTGGCATTGCCAACTTGGCGCTTACGCTTCCAACAAATTGGCCAATTTAGCAGTGCAATTGGCTTGGCGCTCGGATTGAGCGCGGTGCAGTTGTTGCCACAAATTGCGCTTTCGGCTCAAGGCCAACGGCTTGATATTGGCTCAGGGCTTGGTTCGGCTAGCTCAATTATGGTTTGGCTGCTGCGTTTGGCATTGCCGATTGTTGATGGAGCCGCCCGCGAAACTGCCAGCGCATGGCAACCACATTTGTTGCAAGGCATTCAACCTTATGCTGGCATCGTAAGTTTGGCCTTGGCAGGCTTGGCGATTTGGCGCAGCCAACAGCCTGGTGTGAAGCTGTTTGCCTGCTTGGCGCTTGGCTCGTTTGCGGTGGCGATTGGTACACCATTGCTCCAACTGTTGCTTTGGTTGGTTCCACCCTATCGCCAATTCGCCGATCATCAGCGTTGGTTTAGTTTGTGGGGTTTTGCGATAGCGCTGTTGGCGGGCTTTGGCTTACAAAGTTTGCAGCAACCGAGCAACAAGCCAAATCGGGCGCTCTGGGTGCAACGCGGCCTCTTGCTACTAGGTTTACCTGGGGTAACTGGTTGGGCTTTGCAACATATCGCCTTATTCACCGCCAATTCGCGCTATGCTCAATATAGCACCATGCTGCGTTTGGCACTCAACCCAATCAGCCTTGCTATTCTGGGCCTGAGTGGTTTAGCATTGGTGGGGTTGTTGATCAAACGCATCCCACGGCGTTGGAGCAATCTTGCTATTTTGTTGATTCTGCTGGGCGATTTGCTTTGGTATGGCGGCAGCTACAACACTAGCGTTGATCCAGCGATCTTCCAGCCAACCGCTGATCAGCAAGCCAGTTTGGCTGCCGAGCCAGCCTTGCAAGATCCGGCAATTCTATACCCGCCAACCCGCCAGATCAATTTTCTGCTGAGCCAACCCGGGGTGTTTCGCGTGTTTGGAGCCGATTATCAAGCCATGCCGACGAATGTATTTAGCGCCTTTGGACTTGAGGATATTCGCGGCTATCAATCGCTCTATTTAGCCCAATACAATCGGCTGACTCGCCTGATGGATGGCAAGGATTATCATAAACTTGGCGAGGGTGGCAATAGCCTGCATGCGTATTTCACCATGGCCTACAACCAGCGGCGTTTGCTGAATATGCTGAATGTGGAATATCTGATTTTCACGCCTAACAGCCCCAACCCTGAGCTGTATCAACCATTAGAATTAGTGCAACGCAACGATGAAGGCACGATTTATCGTAATCCTGAGGTTTTGCCACGCGCCTGGATGGTCTATCAAACCGAGGTAATTAGCGACGAATTAGCCCAGCTTGATCGGCTGGCAGCTAGCGATTTTGACCCAGCCAAGCAAGCAATTGTGGCCCAGCCAATTCCTGCACTTGGTCAAGCACCGAGCCAAACGCTGACTCCTACCGTGAGCTACAGTCCAAATCGGGCGCTGGTGCAGGTCGAAACCTCAGCGGCAGGCTTGTTGGTTTTAGCCGATGCCTATACCAACGATTGGCAAGTAAGCGTTGACGGCCAAACAACCCAACTCTATCGCACCAATTATGCTTTGCGCGGCGTATGGGTTGATGCAGGCCAACACACAGTCGAGTTCAGCTATCGACCCAAGAGCTTGGTTATTGGTGGTTGGGTCAGTGGCCTAAGTTTAGCTCTGATTTTGCTTGGCCTAGCTTTGAGTTCGTATAAAACGAGAAAGGCGGCATGA